The Nodosilinea sp. PGN35 genomic interval GGTGGGCAACAGCCTGACTGTGGACATTGGCCCCCGCATCAACTGGTACAGCTACTTTGACCAGAACCGCTACACCTTCTTTCTGACCGGGGCCAACAGCTTTAACTCTAGCGGTGGCACCCAGGTCAACTCCTTCGATCGCGGCGCAGGGGCGATCGCCGTCTGGAACGTCGCCGACTGGCTCGATGTGCGCGTCGGCTATCTGGCCGAAGACACCGAGTTTATCGGCGGCCCCAAGGCCCCCACCGACCCTAGCCGGGGTCTGTTTGGCGGCACCAGCACCCTCACCGGCCAGCTTGGCATCAGACCCTTTAACAACTTCAACCTGCGGCTGCTTTACACCCGCTCCAACCTCTCCCCCGACGCCCTGGGGCGGATTGGCGGTACCTTTGGCGAACCCCTCTACGGCCTGGCCGACGACGGGGCCGGGGGGCCGCTCACCAACGCCCCCGCCGACACCTTCTTAGTCAACTTCGACTGGACGCCGCTTAACTGGCTCGGTCTCTTTGGCCGCTACAGCTACGGCAGCGTTGGGCTGACCTCGGCGGTCACCCAGGCGGGCATCGGCAGTGTGGATGCTCAGTCGCTTCAGGTCGGGGTCGCCTTTCCCAACCTGTTTAAGGAAGGAGCTCAGGCCACCATCTCCTACGTCGTGCCCTTTAGCGTGATCAACGGTCGTCAGTTTATGGTGTCGGGCGCGGGCGATGGAGGTCGACAGCAGGATCTTGAGTTTGTCTACCGCTACCCGGTCAACCGAAACATCGCTTTGATGCCCTCCATCTACTGGATCATGCAGCCCAACAACTTCAGCACCAACCCCGACATCTTCATCTTCAACATGCAGGCACAGCTGACCTTCTAGGACGCCGTTGCTGCCAACCGTTTTGCCAACAGACAGGGAACCGTTTCCCCCCGAGTCCCGCCGGTTAACCGGTGGGGCTTTTTTTGCCCCTCACGGTCTGATATCAATCGTCTATGGCGCTGACACGGCACCCCCAACGATGAAACCCGTAGGGTGCATCCACGCAGCGATGCACCATTGCCAGAGCTGTTTTCAAAGCTGATCCTGACTGAATACCCCCGGGTAGCACGCTACGCCCCTACAGGGTTCCTGTTTTGAATCGGGGTTTCCAAAGGCAGATTTGATATAGCCGTAGTCCTATTAGTTAGGATATTCGCGGATCCCTGCACCGTTCAAACGTTTGAACGGTGCAGAGACACTAGCTATCTCAAAACGTACCCGCAGTCCGCCATCTCGATCCCCAAACGGCCAAACCGGCGCAGGCCCAGCCACAGGCTCCACGGCATGCGCCTCCGGTCCAATGGAGGATCGATCAGGCCGGATTTGGGCTCAGTCAACAATTCCCGGCATCCTGCGGGCAATCACCACCAGCTGATCGCCCGGGGCCAGTCGATAGCTGGCCGGGGGGTTAACCAGGGTGCGGCGCTGGGGCTGGCTCACCTCCACGGCAATGGGCAGGGCATCCTGACGCTGCTTCATATGGTCTACCGCCTGCCAAAAAGGTAAATCAACCCAGCTGGAGGGCACCGGCACCTTGTAGATCTGGTTGCCCACCTGCACCGTGAGCAGTTCTGCTAAAACCTCCACCGACCCCTGGGCGCGGGCCGAGGTGGCAATCATGTGGCTGGTGATCTCGCTGGAGACAATTACGTCATCTACCCCAGCAACCTTGAGCTGCACATCGTTTTGGCGATCGAGCAGTTGGGCGCAGGTGTAGACCGCCGGGTTGAGCTTTTCAATGGTGAGGGCCGCCAGCACGGTGCGGGCGTCAATATCTTGATCGCTGCGGGGGCGCGAGGTGTCGGCCAGCAGAATTGCCCGGGCCGCCCTGACAATGTTGATGCCCTGGAGCACGTCAATGCGGGTGTAGTCGGCGGTATGAAAGTAGAGATTCGACAGGTTGAGATGCTCTAAAGCCTGCTCAGGGGTTTCGGTAAACTCCGCCACCACCACAATGGGGTGGTTTTCCATGTCTGGGTCGAGCAGCAATTCTTCGATGACGTGGACACCGTTGCGATTCCAGCCGCAAATCACCGTATGACTGGATAGCTCATCGAGATCCATGGGGCGAAAATCCATTGCCGAACGCAGCCGCTGTACCATCGTAGCCGATACCAGGCCGGTGACCACCGCAAACAGAGTCAGCCCTCCCAGCATCAGCATCAGCGTCAGGGCTCTGCCCCAGGGGCTGGTGGGTTCACCGCCGATGGGCTCTGCCCCCACCAGCATGAACAGGCTCCACCAGAGGGTTTTATCCAGGGAGTCGAGGTTCTCATTCTGGCCGCTCTCCACCAGGTAGAGCCCCATAGCCCCCGTGAGTAAAATGACGCCAATCGTGGCCAGCAGGCCAATTTGCGCCCCCAAACCCAGGGCCAACGCCGGGGCAAACCGACCCAGATTGTGATTCAGGAGCATACTGGCCCGAAACAAGCGCAGCAGCCGCAGCAGCCGCAGCACCGGAATTCCGGCGGGAAACGGTAAGACGGCCAGCAGATCAACCCAATACAGACGCAAAAAGCGCCTCCGGTTGCTGGCCGCCCAGCAGCGTGCCCCTAGCTCTAACCAAAAAATAGCGGTCAGCCCGGCCTGAAGGTGCAGTAAGGGGGCGTAACCCGAGCTACGGGGACTAGAGCCCACCTCCACAAATACCAGCAGCACCGACAGTAAAATTAGCCCGATCAGCGTAAATTCGGTGGGGGGGGCGTGGAGAAACTTGTTGAGCCGAGTTTTGACCGACGGTGCGGGAAAAGGAGTAGCGGGCATTGTCAAGGAACATCTCAGGGGGCGACTCGTCCTCAGAGTTAAAGATAAACTTTAGGCGATCGCGGGCCTAAGCTACCCTACCATTCTCCCCTACATCCCTGGGTCTGGCTCCAGCAAGGGCACCCCTACATTTTTGAGTAAGTCTTTGGAGGTTGTGATGAACGTTGGTCACCTAGCCGCTTTGACGGTGGCAGTTATGCCAGTCGCCGCCCTGGGGATGGCCCCCAGCGTGCAGGCGCAGCTGTTTGCGTCGTCGCCCATTCAGGCCATCACCCCCAACGACAAGCCCCTCTACCTCAACACCGACGCCACCGTAGAACAAACCCTGCGGGTGGGGGCCGCCACCAACCTCAACGGGCGCAGCATTCCGGCAGGAACCCTGGTGCGAGGACGGTTTGAGCCTGCGGCGGGCGGTGTGCGCTACGTGGCCACTGCCGTTGAGGTGGGCAACCAGGTCTACGCCGTCAACGCCGTATCTGAACTGCTGCGCGACATTAAAGACCCCAGAGAAACCTCCACCGGAGCGATTTTGACCGATGCCGGCATCGGGGCCGCAGGCGGTGCTGCCGTCGGCGGCATTTTGACCGGTCGGGTCTCGGTAGGCAGCATTCTCGGCGGGGCTGCCGCCGGAGCTATTATTGGCAACACCACCGCCCAGCGGGTGGTGGTAGTAGAGCCCAACCAAACCCTGACGCTGACGTCTCAGTAGCGTTTCTCGGTAGCGTTTCTGTCCCTGCGGGCTTCGACTCCCCTCAGGCAGCGATCGCTGGGCTAAGGCGATTTCTGGAAAACTTTCTCCCTAATGGTGGACAGTGCCCACCCTACGGTGGTTGCAGTCGCCGGGTAGAGCGGGGATCTTCTTTTCCAGAAATCTCCTAAACCCTGGGATGGCGGCATTTGGCATCGATGTCGGCCAACTCCGCCTCGATCGCCCGGGTGCTGATGGCGATCTCGTACAGCGACGTCAGCAGCGAGGCCACCAGCAGCAGCAGACTGAGCCCAAACAGCATCTCCGCCAGCTGCTGCTGCTCAAGAAACAGGCCCAGCATCGACAGCGTGCAGACAATAAAGCTTGACACCCCCAGGGCCTGCATCAGGCGAATCAGGGCAATGCGCTGGCGCAGATTAGAGATCTGGCGCTGCACCATACTTTGAAAATAGTCGCGCTCAGAGCTGTGGAGCTGACGAATGAGCTGAGCCAGCACCAAAAAGCGGTTGGTATAGGCCAGCAGCAGCAGCGAAATCGCGGGAAACAGCAGGGCGGGAGTAGTCAGTTCCATGGCAAAAAAAGAGAGGACAACCACAGCGGCATCCCCTCTTTATTAAGCCAGATAAATTGAACAGGTTTAAGAGCACAGGTATCAGGTGCCAGGAAAAGCCTTAAACCCTGAACCCGATACCCAACTCCCCCTTGCCTAGGCGGTGGTAGCTACCTGGCGATCGGTCGCCATCAGGCGCTCGTAGGTAGCGCGCATCTTGAGACCCACCAGCACCTGGAAGAGGCCGCTGCCGTTGGTCGAACCGGGGTACTCGCGGTGCTTGAGCAGCAGCTCAGTCATTTCGCCGTAGTACTTGGTAGAGGTGTTGCTGAGGTGGCTCTCGATATAGATCAGCTCTTCGAGCCGGTCAAACTGCCCATCAACCTCTAAGACCGACACTTCGTGGCCGTAGTAGGAGTCGGGGCCGTAGTGCATGCGAATGCCGGGGTAGGAGCAGGTGAGTTTGCGCCCGCAGGGAATCCAGTCGATGGTCGAACCCTCGTCAAACAGGTAGACGGGGTCGAAGCCCTCGATGCCTTCCCGCTGCATCAGGCGCACCCGCAGCACTTTCTTCTCCTCGTCGTTGGGAATGAGCTGCGTGGGCAGAATTTGAATCACCACATCGGCGTACTGCTTTTGGATGTCGATGTAGGCTTCAAAGTCGGGACGGCGAGCGTTGATGGAGGCCAGCACGTCCTCGTAGGTGTGGCCGCGCTCGGCCATATCGCGCTGAATTTTCCAGGCAATTTTGACGTCATCGCTGATGTCGAGGTAGACGCTAAAGTCAAGCAGCTCGCGCACGCGCTCGTCGTAGAGGGGGTGCAGACCTTCGATCACAATGATGCGGTTAGGGTCAACCCGCTCGGGGGGATCGAGTTCGCCGGTCTCGTGGTTGTAGATGGGCTTTTGAATGCTTTGGCCTTCTTTCAGAGCCTTGATCTGCTCATACATCAGATCGAAATTGTTGGCCTTGGGGTCGAGGGCGGTGACACCAGCCACCTTGCGCTGCTTGCGGTCAAGGCTGTGGTAGTCATCTAGACAGATGACGGTCATAAGCTCAGCGCCGAACAGATCGCTCAGTCGCCGTAGAAATGTCGATTTGCCGCATCCAGAGTCGCCAGCGACACCGATTAAAACTACCTTACCTGGCTTGCTGATCATAAGTTCCCTCTAAACAACCTTCTTATAAACCGAACCCAGCGCTGCCACGCAGCGGGAGAACACCAGTCTGCAACCCGCGAGCCCGGGGCTCTAAGTCTGCTCTGGCCTCTACCCCAGCACCCCATAGGGGGTGAAAGACTTGCGACTATCGCGCTGGCAAAGCTTTGGTATGGATTGCCCAAGAAAGCACCAACCGCTTCCCCAGACATCTCGCATACTACCGCCTACCCGGCTGGAAACTATCTAGCCCCCAACCTGAGCGCCGACTCTTTCTATACTCTTCTCAATATGCCAAACAGCCGGAGGCACCAAGCAGCTTGAGAAGATAAGTATTTCTACCGCAATTAGCCTCATCCTATCAGAAGCCAGTATCCTTCACAACAGTTTTGGGCGGGGGATCGGCGCGGCGATCGCCGTCTTGTTTTTGTCTGGGGGTAGATTTTTTAGATTAACTTAACGCTTGCTGCTGCAAAGAACACAGTCTTTCCCGCAGGATATTACTAGAGTGCAAGCATTCACTGGGGCATAGGCTGGGCGCAGGAGCTAGAGGCAGGCTGCTGAGGCGGCGCTATCTCTCAGCCCACGGCATTACACCGTCTTACAGTGATACCCTAAGCAAAAGTATGTCTAGTGCTGCCGTCTTGAGATTGCCCTAGGGCTGTCTGAGTAGGCTCATTAGCGAACGCGACGGGTCATGACGGTGTGCCTCCGTCGCACTTAGTTGGGTCTAGAGAGTCACTGAATTTTAGATATGTACAATCCAAGTGTGAGCGGCGGTAACGCCAGTACTGAGGCCGGAAGCCGCTTGTTTCTATACGAAGTACAAGGGCTGCGCCAAACCGCAGAAACCGACACCATGAACAGCCCCATTCGCAAGAGTGGCAGCGTGTTCGTTACGGTGCCCTACACCCGTATGAATCAGGAGATGCAGCGGATCACCCGCATGGGCGGCAAGATTGTCAGCATTCGTCCCCTTGACGAGGTGGGCAGTGTCAGCAATGTGGAGCCTACCCCAATTACTGCGCCTGTGGTTGCGTCTGCCGAAGCTGTTGCCCCAGCCGAGACCGCGCCCACCCAAACCCAGAAAAATCCCATGACTCAAGCCGCACAAAAGCCCGCTGCTAGCGTGCCTGTCAACCTCTACAAGCCCAACAGCCCCTACGTCGGCAAGGTTTTGTCGAATGAGCCCTTGGTTCGAGAGGGCGGTTCAGGGATCGTGCAGCATATTACCTTCGACCTTTCCCAGGGCAATCTACACTACGTAGAAGGCCAGAGTATTGGCATCATTCCCGACGGCACTGACGACAAGGGCAAGCCCCACAAGCTGCGCCTCTACTCCATTGCCTCGACCCGCCACGGCGACCACCTAGACGACAAGACCGTGTCGCTCTGTGTGCGCCAGCTGGAGTACAAGCACCCCGAGAGTGGTGAGACTGTCTACGGCACTTGCTCTACATTTCTCTGCGGTATCGAACCTGGGGCCGACGTCAAGATCACCGGGCCGGTGGGCAAAGAAATGCTGCTGCCCGATGACCCCGACGCCACGGTGATCATGCTGGCCACGGGTACCGGCATTGCTCCCTTCCGTGCCTACCTGTGGCGCATGTTTAAGGATGCCGAGCGCGAGAAAAACCCTGACTACCAGTTCAAGGGGTTGGCCTGGCTGATCTTTGGCGTGCCCTACACCCCCAACATCCTCTACAAAGAGGAGCTGGAACAGATGCAGGAGAAATATCCCGACAACTTCCGGCTCACCTACGCCATTAGCCGCGAGCAGCAAAATGCCGAGGGTGGCCGCATGTACATTCAGCACCGGGTGGCGGAACACGCCGACGAGCTGTGGGAGCTGATGCAAAAGCCCAACACCCACACCTACATGTGCGGTCTGAAGGGCATGGAGGACGGCATCGACGAGGGTATGACCGTGGCGGCGACTAAGCACGGCGTTGACTGGGTCGAGTTCCGCAAGCAAATGAAGAAAGAGCACCGCTGGCACGTGGAAACCTACTAGGGTTCTCACAACGTCGGGGTAGGGGCGTACGGCGGTACGCCCCCGCAGAATTAGGCGAAAGGGAAGGGTTCCTGCCCTTCCTTTTTTTGTGACGCTGGTATAGGTTCTCAGGGGAGGCGACAATCCCTTTACAATTGGGCATAGCGATCGCAGTTAGAGGAAGGCCATTGGTGATGCGTGTCGGTTTGCTGGGGTTGGGAACTGTGGGGGCGGGGACGGCGAAGATTTTGCTCGACCCAGCCCATCGCCATCCCCTGGTGGGACAGATTGAGCTGGTGCGGGTGGGGGTGCGATCGCTGGACAAGCCGCGATCGGTGACGGTGCCGCCTGACTGCCTCACCACCGACCTGGAGAGCATTGTGGCCGACCCCACCATCGACGCGGTGGTAGAGGTGCTGGGGGGTCTGGAACCGGCGCGATCGCTGATTTTGAAGGCGATCGCCCACGGTAAGCACGTGGTCACCGCCAACAAAGCGGTGATCGCCCGCTACGGCGACGAGATTTTTACGGCTGCCAACCAGGCCGGGGTCTACGTGCTGCTGGAGGCGGCGGTGGCGGGGGGAATTCCGGTGATTCAGCCCCTGAAGCAGGCCCTGGGGGTGAACCGCATCCACGCTGTAACAGGGATTATCAACGGCACCACCAACTATATCCTCACCCGCATGCAGCGGGAGGGGGGCGACTTTGAGCCGATTTTGGCCGATGCCCAGCGGTTGGGCTATGCCGAGGCCGACCCCAGCGCCGATGTGGATGGCCTCGATGCCGCCGACAAGATTGCGATTCTGGCGTCCCTGGCCTTTGGCGGCCGGATTAAGCTCTCGGAGGTGTACAGCGAGGGCATTCGCCAGGTGACGGCGGCGGATATTGCCTACGCCGAGCGGCTGGGGTTTGTGATCAAGCTGCTGGCGATCGCCCGTCGCGACGGCGAGTACGACGAAACCTCTGATCAGGCGCTCGATCGGCTGGAGCTGCGGGTACACCCCACCCTGGTGCCGGTGAGCCATCCCCTGGCCTCGGTGAACGATGTGTACAACGCGATTTTGATCGAGGGCGACCCGATTGGGCAGGTGATGTTCTTTGGCCCTGGGGCCGGGGAGGGGCCGACGGCGAGCGCGGTGGTGGCCGACCTGTTGAACCTGGCGGCCAACCGGGCGGCCGAGGTTGGCCCGGCCTCGGCCAATCCGCTGCTGGCCTGTAGCCATCAGCACTACTGCAAGGTCAGCCCGATGGCGGATATTGTCAGCCGCTTCTACGTGCGGCTGCTGGCGGAGGATGCT includes:
- a CDS encoding ion transporter; this translates as MPATPFPAPSVKTRLNKFLHAPPTEFTLIGLILLSVLLVFVEVGSSPRSSGYAPLLHLQAGLTAIFWLELGARCWAASNRRRFLRLYWVDLLAVLPFPAGIPVLRLLRLLRLFRASMLLNHNLGRFAPALALGLGAQIGLLATIGVILLTGAMGLYLVESGQNENLDSLDKTLWWSLFMLVGAEPIGGEPTSPWGRALTLMLMLGGLTLFAVVTGLVSATMVQRLRSAMDFRPMDLDELSSHTVICGWNRNGVHVIEELLLDPDMENHPIVVVAEFTETPEQALEHLNLSNLYFHTADYTRIDVLQGINIVRAARAILLADTSRPRSDQDIDARTVLAALTIEKLNPAVYTCAQLLDRQNDVQLKVAGVDDVIVSSEITSHMIATSARAQGSVEVLAELLTVQVGNQIYKVPVPSSWVDLPFWQAVDHMKQRQDALPIAVEVSQPQRRTLVNPPASYRLAPGDQLVVIARRMPGIVD
- a CDS encoding DUF2721 domain-containing protein; this encodes MELTTPALLFPAISLLLLAYTNRFLVLAQLIRQLHSSERDYFQSMVQRQISNLRQRIALIRLMQALGVSSFIVCTLSMLGLFLEQQQLAEMLFGLSLLLLVASLLTSLYEIAISTRAIEAELADIDAKCRHPRV
- a CDS encoding phosphoribulokinase; this translates as MISKPGKVVLIGVAGDSGCGKSTFLRRLSDLFGAELMTVICLDDYHSLDRKQRKVAGVTALDPKANNFDLMYEQIKALKEGQSIQKPIYNHETGELDPPERVDPNRIIVIEGLHPLYDERVRELLDFSVYLDISDDVKIAWKIQRDMAERGHTYEDVLASINARRPDFEAYIDIQKQYADVVIQILPTQLIPNDEEKKVLRVRLMQREGIEGFDPVYLFDEGSTIDWIPCGRKLTCSYPGIRMHYGPDSYYGHEVSVLEVDGQFDRLEELIYIESHLSNTSTKYYGEMTELLLKHREYPGSTNGSGLFQVLVGLKMRATYERLMATDRQVATTA
- the petH gene encoding ferredoxin--NADP reductase, coding for MYNPSVSGGNASTEAGSRLFLYEVQGLRQTAETDTMNSPIRKSGSVFVTVPYTRMNQEMQRITRMGGKIVSIRPLDEVGSVSNVEPTPITAPVVASAEAVAPAETAPTQTQKNPMTQAAQKPAASVPVNLYKPNSPYVGKVLSNEPLVREGGSGIVQHITFDLSQGNLHYVEGQSIGIIPDGTDDKGKPHKLRLYSIASTRHGDHLDDKTVSLCVRQLEYKHPESGETVYGTCSTFLCGIEPGADVKITGPVGKEMLLPDDPDATVIMLATGTGIAPFRAYLWRMFKDAEREKNPDYQFKGLAWLIFGVPYTPNILYKEELEQMQEKYPDNFRLTYAISREQQNAEGGRMYIQHRVAEHADELWELMQKPNTHTYMCGLKGMEDGIDEGMTVAATKHGVDWVEFRKQMKKEHRWHVETY
- a CDS encoding homoserine dehydrogenase translates to MRVGLLGLGTVGAGTAKILLDPAHRHPLVGQIELVRVGVRSLDKPRSVTVPPDCLTTDLESIVADPTIDAVVEVLGGLEPARSLILKAIAHGKHVVTANKAVIARYGDEIFTAANQAGVYVLLEAAVAGGIPVIQPLKQALGVNRIHAVTGIINGTTNYILTRMQREGGDFEPILADAQRLGYAEADPSADVDGLDAADKIAILASLAFGGRIKLSEVYSEGIRQVTAADIAYAERLGFVIKLLAIARRDGEYDETSDQALDRLELRVHPTLVPVSHPLASVNDVYNAILIEGDPIGQVMFFGPGAGEGPTASAVVADLLNLAANRAAEVGPASANPLLACSHQHYCKVSPMADIVSRFYVRLLAEDAPGVIGKLGTCFGRHQVSLESIVQIGQHETRAEIVIVSHEVTEANFQRALDELREYPEIHSVASVLRVL